A stretch of the Serratia marcescens genome encodes the following:
- the satP gene encoding acetate uptake transporter, with translation MHTNKLANPGPLGLMGFGMTTVLLNLHNAGFFPLNSAIISMGIFFGGLAQILAGLLEYKKGNTFGMTAFTAYGSFWLSLVGLLLLPRLGLAEATEAHVLGIYLALWGIFTLFMFFGTLGANRVLQFVFASLTLLFALLAVGNITGNHALLTFAGYEGIICGASAIYLAMAEVLNEQYGRTVLPIGEPAPARVAASPVTA, from the coding sequence ATGCACACCAACAAGTTGGCGAATCCCGGCCCTCTCGGCCTGATGGGCTTCGGGATGACCACCGTCTTGCTGAACCTGCACAACGCGGGCTTTTTCCCACTGAACTCCGCCATCATCAGCATGGGGATTTTCTTCGGTGGCCTGGCCCAGATCCTGGCCGGTCTGCTGGAATACAAGAAAGGCAACACCTTCGGCATGACCGCATTCACCGCCTACGGCAGCTTCTGGCTGAGCCTGGTCGGCCTGCTGCTGCTGCCACGTCTGGGCCTGGCTGAAGCCACCGAGGCGCACGTGCTGGGCATCTACCTGGCGCTGTGGGGCATCTTCACCCTGTTCATGTTCTTCGGCACCCTGGGCGCCAACCGCGTGCTGCAGTTCGTGTTCGCCAGCCTGACGCTGCTGTTCGCCCTGCTGGCCGTCGGCAACATCACCGGCAACCACGCGCTGCTGACCTTCGCCGGTTATGAGGGCATCATCTGCGGCGCCAGCGCCATCTACCTGGCGATGGCCGAAGTGCTCAACGAGCAATACGGTCGCACCGTGCTGCCGATTGGCGAGCCGGCCCCGGCCCGCGTCGCGGCCTCACCGGTCACGGCGTAA